The genomic interval cgcagacgcaaaactcccccttcgtcgtcccagccgtgccgccaacggtggctgcgtggctgctgccctccctccccggagcgatggcgctgcccttgcagcccccccaggtacccaccctcccctacgcgctgccccaggccaccgtctggcacgtggtgccgggggtccaggggcaggtgctgcagctccccgccggggtgcagctggcacctggggggcacctcccacccgaggggcaccacctgcagcttgggcagctccccgccgtggggcagctccctgctgtggggcagctcccccacaccgctcctccctgggcccccgtctaccagtggggacagcccgtggggacggggacggtgctgccccaggatcccctctggctggggcccggggccgtgctccatggggagctcctgcaccccgcaggcacctgcctgctgcaggcccctgcccaccccggccccccacccctcctcgtcccggggcctccgctgcgggggcaggcgctccccgcgccccgcaccctgaccagcagccgggggcagctgccggagccctgcgaccacgccgtggggctcagcgaggaccaggggcccccgctgcccggccccactccccccgagcctgcccaggctccaacgaccgccagcacccggacggtgacgcccgacggtgagtttggggctggcgcagccggccgctgggcgccccacacccaggagccatgggaaagctggcatcgcccatcctgggggatttgcttgctttttcctcagcggcgacagttgcagaggtgcctgaggagcccctggagctgcttgagctgggccccgatgccttcgccgaggcctttccccacctggcaggggacagccagcagctgcagcacctgcaggaccagctcccggccgacctggacatctccggcttggaggagctgctcagctggctcgatgccgtggagccccaggacgccttccccggtgtccccagcagtcctgtgctcaaccgcttcctgtctgagctgcccgacctctgcgaggacatggaggagccgagcacacagggactggcagccaccagagcgctgggtgaggtaccctcaacccctggggtgcaccccgagaaggtgcagggtgggcgggcggtgcagccccctgctgtgccggcagcgagctccccgctcaagcctgcagccagtccccagctcagtgccctcaggagacccctgcccaaccctcccttcactctccccaaaaggcccccccaccctgaattcctcactgcccttagcagacccctgcccaaccctccctcgcgtcccctcaagacaccccccgaccctgaattccttaattcccttaggagacccctgcccaagcctcgcctgagtcccctcaagagcccccccgaccctgaatttattagagcccttaggagacccctgcccaatccccctctgggtcccctcaagagcccccccggccctgaatttattagagcccttaggaggcccctgcccaatccccctctgagtcccctcaagagccccccgcctgcccctgcgcccaccggcaccaagtggggggccaagcgccccgcgcccaccagcacccccagcacagcgcagagcttccagcacaggaggccggcgacggagaaaacccccggcaaggagaagacgacgctgctgggccagggtggccaaggccccaagacgctgtgccaggggaagacgggtggccacagcgcggtggctggcagcagcagccaagcgggcggcggcaggcagcagccggcgagcgacagcaccagggcgcccagcaagagagcccgaagcccgggggctgctggggggcaaggagcagcggcaccgcctccccggagagcgctgctgctgctggagcccccccccattaagccccatgcccgtgcccgtgccgtgcgggcccaggacaggctccgtccccaaggcatcggggacaagacgctgcagcgccagcacccggggacaaagacccccagcgagactttgcagccgctgggggccagggcgaaggcgctggggccagtgcgccagccgccctgtgtgcagctgcagcccacctccagcggccccagcagcatgcccagggccccgccgacggtgccaggctccagcgctgtgcccgctgccccccggcccccagctggcgacaaggcccaggcggtgccggcaccaccaggcagcacggcgcgagcatggagagctcccgtgcagcaggcgcccagagcgctgtgcctgccagccgcggggggccaagcgcagcgggagcctctgcccatgcagccacgcacgctgcagcgtccggcgcagccccgcgtggactacgtgccctgcgtggggccctgggcgggcggcgacgcggcgcccacgccgctggaggagcaggaggcgtcggtgcccatcacgccgcagcagcgtcccgagcaggagcgcctgaagaagctggcccaggaggagcggcagcgggcggcccaccaaatgaagatcggccccgtgcaattcttcgtgcagcggcagaaggaccacgccatagccaagtattacggctacccgtgaccctgcgctcctcgatggcccccgcagcacccgggcccgctcagcatgcaggcacagagacctctgcaggcacctgctccagcttcagccacgctcctcagcccttgcccctctcgcttgccctctcccttctccagtgctggagctgggcagtgtttgccactgtcagggatgggcaactggggcaatgggaaatgcgcaggtcacgaatgaacgttgcagtgggaagctgttgggatgttggcaatagctggggtgggaaaggttgggcgtgggaactgcttgttgggacaccaaatggctgagatcccaaacttatttcttcgttcgggtcatttctcttatttagtgccttccttattaaattcctctagtgtaggtgttcactcagcaaggcctctgcctgcagctgttcttgcactgggatgccgaggggatttcatgcagcccgctcccgctgcccatgctcagtccgtgcatggatgtgggcatggccagtacggacgggagaaaatgggtggacggctgggtggatgggagggtgatgggagttgggaattcagccttgggatcagacacgggaggttgttgggataggaaatgatcagtgggatgggaagtcacgatggggataggaattcattagaatgggaaaaattggtttcatttttatttcattaaatttactttattgactgtgttgtacaggatggcatttttttaggttctcttccttttctaccctattaaactctctttatcacaacgcactgctttgtactttagttttccttccgagtcgttctggattcactcagggtgggggggacattagtgaacgcctgtgtgcttcagatccaaggtcacctttgccctcaactcaagatacatatttgcatctgttgtcatgatacaaaattaacaacaacaaaataaaagttaactacttccgagcaccagctgtacgtttgctgggtctgctctatgcatttgaagaccattcaatactattcagcaccttcaggaggaaatgtgtggttctagggaaatgcgtcttgatctgatgcaaacctgtgacgcaccctgcggcccctgcaacccctgtgattttacctgcagcccctgcaaccgctgtgattttacctgcagcccctccaacacctgtgaggttacctgcagcccctgcaatccctgtgattttacctgcagcccttccaacccctgtgattttacctgcagcccctgcaacccctatgattttacctgcagcccctgcaacccctgtgaagttacctgcagcccctccaacccttgtgatgttccctgcagcccctccatcCCTGGGACAGtccctacagctggctccggggactaccccgttgccgtatcagtcgccaatacacacaagatgaaggaatggatgcagaagtcatcttgtttaggcagggaagaaagtcctcagaagaaggggaaggagcaataggaaggcgaggcaggcgaccccaatgtagggccatcgaagggaagaggaggctgttataaaatagaaaagagagaaaagcagcagtaggcaggtgatccccatccctgggcgagctgcgagacatgggacaagatttcagctgtcatgcaggcgagcacattgtcacctggctgctgcgatgctgggataacagctccgggagcctggaatcggagggcagggaagccaagcagctgggatccttctctggggaagggggcactgagaaagcgatcggaaacggggcacaagcctctggaggcggcgcctgtcaggcgtgaaggaaagggatcccttccaggaagatgctgtggggttgctgagggtcgaagaacagcaggtgtggtgtttttcctcagctgggcagctgagctccacctcaaccgctctctccctgcccctcctcaaacggaaaggggagaaaataggatggaaggggctcaagggctgagagaaggacagggagatcactccacaatgatcgtcacgggcaaaagaggctcagcagagcctgttccagtccaggccgggcctgctcctgcgggggctctccacaggccgcggcctcctccaggccacatccacctgctccagcgggggctcctccacgggctgcagcgtggagatctgctccgtgtgggacccgtgggctgcagggggacagcctgctccaccaggggcctctccccaggccgcaggggaactgctgctgtgagcctggagcacctcctgcctcctgctgcactcaccttgggggctgcagagaggtttctcactcctccctgacccagacgctgctgtgcagcaggtttctttccctttcttaggtgggctctcacgcaggcgcaaacatcatcctttttgtctcagttctgggcagcagcgggtccctctggagcctcctggaaccggcccttatctaacatggggcagctgctgcattctcctcacagaggacacccctgcaggcccagctaccagaacctgtcctcgtaaacccaacacaagacaccgaccgagcctccctgattcccagcaggtgggtcaggctgggaacccaggccagtgcccggcagaccctcctgggccttgaaaagcaagcttt from Anser cygnoides isolate HZ-2024a breed goose chromosome 24, Taihu_goose_T2T_genome, whole genome shotgun sequence carries:
- the LOC136786902 gene encoding proline-rich protein 36-like — encoded protein: MLGTGKCWCETVLGMANDAWEGKPDGDGKVLRREACLGPKPAVLTKMAVRGWSAVGTEPPLPAFPNRPPHSPATMAEGFPRRLPRLPQTQNSPFVVPAVPPTVAAWLLPSLPGAMALPLQPPQVPTLPYALPQATVWHVVPGVQGQVLQLPAGVQLAPGGHLPPEGHHLQLGQLPAVGQLPAVGQLPHTAPPWAPVYQWGQPVGTGTVLPQDPLWLGPGAVLHGELLHPAGTCLLQAPAHPGPPPLLVPGPPLRGQALPAPRTLTSSRGQLPEPCDHAVGLSEDQGPPLPGPTPPEPAQAPTTASTRTVTPDAATVAEVPEEPLELLELGPDAFAEAFPHLAGDSQQLQHLQDQLPADLDISGLEELLSWLDAVEPQDAFPGVPSSPVLNRFLSELPDLCEDMEEPSTQGLAATRALGEVPSTPGVHPEKVQGGRAVQPPAVPAASSPLKPAASPQLSALRRPLPNPPFTLPKRPPHPEFLTALSRPLPNPPSRPLKTPPDPEFLNSLRRPLPKPRLSPLKSPPDPEFIRALRRPLPNPPLGPLKSPPGPEFIRALRRPLPNPPLSPLKSPPPAPAPTGTKWGAKRPAPTSTPSTAQSFQHRRPATEKTPGKEKTTLLGQGGQGPKTLCQGKTGGHSAVAGSSSQAGGGRQQPASDSTRAPSKRARSPGAAGGQGAAAPPPRRALLLLEPPPIKPHARARAVRAQDRLRPQGIGDKTLQRQHPGTKTPSETLQPLGARAKALGPVRQPPCVQLQPTSSGPSSMPRAPPTVPGSSAVPAAPRPPAGDKAQAVPAPPGSTARAWRAPVQQAPRALCLPAAGGQAQREPLPMQPRTLQRPAQPRVDYVPCVGPWAGGDAAPTPLEEQEASVPITPQQRPEQERLKKLAQEERQRAAHQMKIGPVQFFVQRQKDHAIAKYYGYP